The window TATTCATACTAAACGAGGCAGAAAAAGTATCCAACCACTTAATGATTAGAGTTCGGAAAGTAAGTTTGCAAATGCGAGAAAGTGAATGAATGACAGGAGTAGTGGAGTCAGCATACCTCCTGTATGTAGGTTTTCACCCAGCTGATCCGCGCCTCCTTTCGCTCCTTCCCGATATCCAGTAGAACAGACTTCAATGGAACTAGAAGCTCTTCTTCAGGAATTTTGGGATCGGCTTTGATATTTGAAAGCAACCGAAAGAAGTTTGTGTAATCAACTTTATCCACAGCCATATTGTTCAGAAGCTTGCTTATCAGCTGTTTATTGTACTTAGGGAGGCCAAGCTTTCTGGTCATGATAGCCTGATACTCATCCATAAACTTGGTCCCATATCTGCCGCAAAATAAAGGATCCATCATTAACCAACTAGTAATGACATATAAGATTCCCATAATAAACAGAAAATCATAACTTCGAAACCACCTTTCCAAGGCATAATTCATCTCCTTATCATTTATCAGCTGAGCAGCGGAAAGGGTTGAAACGAACTGGGCTATATTCCACAAACCGATGTCTGGCTGATTTGCAAAACAGTATCTTCTTCCAGGAAGATCGGTTGTATTAGGGGTATAGGTTGGGTCGAAAGCATCGAGAAATCCAAAAGGACCATAATCAATCGTCAGGCCCAAAATGCTCATATTATCTGTGATTAAGACCCCGTGAGTGAACCCAACCCCCTGCCACTTCACGATCATGGAAGCAGTACGCTCTGCAATCTCCACCACCCAGGCTGATAGAATTGACAATTCACAATAAGTCATCTTTAAATGATTACGAGAAGGGGAGAATAGAACCCGAAATATTCACGCTTCTTAGTTGTGCTCTTATATCTTCATGTGCAAATAGAAGCAGTTGCAGAAAAAGGATTGAAAAATTTGCCCTTTGAAGCTGGTTAACGATTATCATTAAAACAAGGGTATAATACCTGCGTATTTATTTGATGTAAGATCCACCACATCCTGATCATTACTGCCCGTGTTGAAGGACAGGCTTTCACTTGTGGTCATATTTTCTATGTGAGGGAAATGATGCCTAATGGCGTAATCAGCCAAAGCCCTTACGATTTCAAGATCCTCTTTGCCTCTTGAAGCATGTATTTGATATGAACCAAAGCGTAAAAAAGATTGAGCAACTCTGCACGCAATTACACTCAAGAACAGTACTATCATAGGATTAAGCTCAACTTTGATGGAGTTTTAGCCCATTATGTGCACCTGAAGGTGCAGACACTGGAGCGTGGAGTCCCATCTGGTCTCGACCCGAGAACATATGTAAAGACCTTAATGTTGAGAAAGGTCTTGGGGTTTGCGGGTACAACAGCGTATGCAATATTGGAGAAAATGCTCA of the Punica granatum isolate Tunisia-2019 chromosome 6, ASM765513v2, whole genome shotgun sequence genome contains:
- the LOC116210772 gene encoding protein adenylyltransferase SelO, mitochondrial-like, with protein sequence MIVLFLSVIACRVAQSFLRFGSYQIHASRGKEDLEIVRALADYAIRHHFPHIENMTTSESLSFNTGSNDQDVVDLTSNKYAAWVVEIAERTASMIVKWQGVGFTHGVLITDNMSILGLTIDYGPFGFLDAFDPTYTPNTTDLPGRRYCFANQPDIGLWNIAQFVSTLSAAQLINDKEMNYALERYGTKFMDEYQAIMTRKLGLPKYNKQLISKLLNNMAVDKVDYTNFFRLLSNIKADPKIPEEELLVPLKSVLLDIGKERKEARISWVKTYIQELASSGILDEERKASMDLVNPKYVLRYLCQSAIDAAEQGDFGEVRTLLKLISRPYDEQPEMQKYARLPPAWAYRPGLVPREFKKKKTLLGVTTLIVR